In one Corallococcus sp. EGB genomic region, the following are encoded:
- the recN gene encoding DNA repair protein RecN, translating to MLLGLRISNVAVIEEVEVAFGAGLTVLTGETGAGKSILVDALGLLLGGRADADVIRAGCEDAAVEGVFARTPVLAARLEELGLPDLGEEVLVRRVLGRTGRGKVYVNGALVTLGVLGKLTRGAVDIAGQHEHVSLFDPGLHRVLLDKYGGLDEALAAYGREWANLREVDSRMDALGGDDAKVRERAEFLRFQLDEITRLEPEAGEDVKLDAERRRLGSAQKLKRQGAEAELLVSGEAPSALEMVGRALGLVHEGVKCDATLQPVAQSLSTALSELEEAARLLNRYVEGLESDPGRLGEVEERLDALKRLCRKHGTTLEGVLKKRGELEAELGTLENRREILEELNQERKRVEDRARKAALALSRARKTSAGAFSQQVRDGLGGLAMGKAAFEVRVTAGETLRPDGLDEVEFFFSANPGEPARPLAKVASGGEASRLLLALKRALADSDACGCYILDEADAGVSGAIADVVGRMIREVSTHRQVLCITHLPQVAAYADAHLLIRKSVKGERTVSQVLPLAAGAERTQELARMMSGVEVTREALGAAEALVRSAHRATPRARRESGPEGNSPRGRLRRTA from the coding sequence GTTCGGCGCGGGCCTCACCGTCCTCACGGGTGAGACGGGGGCCGGCAAGTCCATTCTGGTGGACGCGCTGGGCCTCCTGCTCGGGGGCAGGGCGGATGCGGACGTCATCCGTGCGGGCTGCGAGGACGCGGCGGTGGAGGGCGTGTTCGCCCGGACGCCGGTGCTGGCCGCGCGCCTGGAGGAACTGGGCCTCCCGGACCTGGGGGAGGAGGTGCTCGTGCGCCGCGTGCTCGGGCGCACCGGGCGCGGCAAGGTCTACGTCAACGGCGCGCTCGTGACGCTGGGCGTGCTGGGCAAGCTCACGCGGGGCGCGGTGGACATCGCCGGCCAGCATGAGCACGTCAGCCTCTTCGACCCGGGCCTGCACCGGGTGCTCCTGGACAAGTACGGCGGCCTGGATGAAGCGCTGGCCGCCTACGGCCGCGAGTGGGCGAACCTGCGCGAAGTGGACTCGCGCATGGACGCGCTGGGCGGCGACGACGCCAAGGTGCGCGAGCGCGCGGAGTTCCTGCGCTTCCAACTGGACGAAATCACGCGACTGGAGCCGGAGGCCGGCGAGGACGTGAAGCTGGACGCGGAGCGCCGGCGGCTGGGCAGCGCGCAGAAGCTCAAGCGTCAGGGCGCGGAGGCGGAGCTGCTGGTGTCGGGCGAGGCGCCGTCCGCGCTGGAGATGGTCGGCCGCGCGCTGGGGCTCGTGCACGAGGGCGTCAAGTGCGACGCGACGCTCCAGCCGGTGGCGCAGTCGCTCAGCACGGCGCTGTCGGAACTGGAGGAGGCCGCGCGCCTGCTCAACCGCTATGTGGAGGGGCTGGAGTCCGACCCGGGGCGGCTGGGCGAGGTGGAGGAGCGGCTGGACGCGCTCAAGCGGCTGTGCCGCAAGCACGGCACCACGCTGGAGGGCGTCCTCAAGAAGCGCGGCGAGCTGGAGGCGGAGCTGGGCACGCTGGAGAACCGGCGCGAAATCCTGGAGGAGCTGAACCAGGAGCGGAAGCGCGTGGAGGACCGGGCGCGAAAGGCGGCGCTGGCGCTGTCCCGCGCGCGAAAGACGTCCGCGGGCGCCTTCTCCCAGCAGGTGCGCGACGGCCTGGGCGGGCTGGCCATGGGCAAGGCCGCCTTCGAGGTGCGCGTCACCGCCGGGGAGACGCTGCGCCCGGACGGCCTGGACGAGGTGGAGTTCTTCTTCAGCGCCAACCCGGGAGAACCGGCGCGGCCCCTGGCCAAGGTGGCCTCGGGCGGTGAGGCGAGCCGCCTGCTGCTCGCGCTCAAGCGTGCACTGGCGGACAGTGACGCCTGCGGCTGCTACATCCTGGACGAAGCGGACGCGGGCGTCAGCGGCGCCATCGCGGACGTGGTGGGACGGATGATTCGCGAGGTCAGCACCCACCGTCAGGTGCTGTGCATCACGCACCTGCCGCAGGTGGCGGCGTACGCGGACGCGCACCTGCTCATCAGGAAGAGCGTGAAGGGCGAGCGCACCGTCTCCCAGGTGCTGCCGCTCGCGGCCGGCGCCGAGCGCACCCAGGAGCTGGCGCGCATGATGTCGGGCGTGGAGGTGACGCGCGAGGCGCTGGGCGCGGCGGAGGCGCTGGTGCGCTCGGCCCACCGGGCCACGCCCCGCGCGCGGCGGGAATCCGGCCCGGAAGGCAATAGCCCCCGGGGCCGGCTGCGCCGGACGGCCTGA
- a CDS encoding Stp1/IreP family PP2C-type Ser/Thr phosphatase — protein sequence MSSTAGQTAAPRHKVISAGLTDVGRKRNHNEDSFLIDDELQLYVVADGMGGHAGGGTASRIAVETIDKELRRAREGRDNPFISVPNLQESPIPEALRSAVEKACQAIYLTAQDDARLSGMGTTVISLVVRDEHAFFAHVGDSRAYLIRGDLIQQISEDHSLVNEQIKAGMITPEEAKHSRYKNIITRSVGFEEEVQVDVMGLVSEPGDVFLLCSDGLANMLEDREIHDAVARHANLDEVPKHLIDLANDRGGDDNISVIVVRMQGG from the coding sequence GTGTCCAGCACCGCAGGGCAGACCGCGGCCCCCCGCCATAAAGTCATCTCCGCTGGCCTGACGGACGTCGGGCGCAAGCGCAATCACAACGAGGACAGCTTCCTCATTGACGATGAGCTCCAGCTCTACGTCGTGGCGGACGGCATGGGTGGGCACGCGGGTGGCGGTACCGCGTCGCGCATCGCCGTCGAGACCATCGACAAGGAGCTGCGGCGCGCGCGTGAAGGGCGGGACAACCCCTTCATCAGTGTTCCCAACCTCCAGGAGTCACCCATCCCGGAAGCGCTCCGGAGCGCGGTGGAGAAGGCCTGTCAGGCCATCTACCTCACCGCCCAGGACGACGCGCGCCTGTCCGGCATGGGCACGACGGTCATCTCCCTGGTGGTCCGCGACGAGCACGCCTTCTTCGCCCACGTGGGCGACAGTCGCGCGTACCTCATCCGCGGGGACCTCATCCAGCAGATCTCCGAGGACCACTCGCTGGTCAACGAGCAGATCAAGGCGGGGATGATCACCCCGGAAGAGGCCAAGCACTCCCGCTACAAGAACATCATCACCCGCTCCGTGGGCTTCGAAGAGGAGGTCCAGGTGGACGTGATGGGGCTCGTGTCGGAGCCCGGTGACGTGTTCCTGCTCTGCTCGGACGGCCTCGCGAACATGCTCGAGGACCGCGAAATCCACGACGCCGTCGCGCGCCACGCCAACCTGGATGAAGTGCCCAAGCACCTCATCGACCTGGCCAACGACCGCGGCGGCGACGACAACATCAGCGTCATCGTGGTGCGCATGCAGGGTGGGTAG